Proteins from a single region of Paraflavitalea devenefica:
- a CDS encoding S8 family serine peptidase produces MRYSILLFLYCCYCLAVNAQEPDSTTLRKKLSPLLLSPKARVDNNTITTWWITVTDIERFKSFVAANKLPVEVMGTYALTRLLVIKTTRKVLLNNLLKSPWVVFADAPRVPREEQVISSFDNTANQVNTVHSLLPALNGNGLVVSVKENKPDTTDIDFTGRYLPTPLSSSTVTQHAGIMGTIIGGGGNSDYTGKGAAWSVTLSSSSFATLLPDANSAYQQYNISVQNHSYGTGIENYYGADAAAYDASSIANAHLLHSFSAGNSGNQTSTQGPYTGLPNYANITGSFKMGKNITTTGAINSLYQPEALSSRGPAYDGRIKPELAAFGEDGSSGAAAITSGIGLLVQQAYKEHTGQLPPAALVKAILLNTADDVAAPGIDFQTGYGSVNAFKAVSTVQQGLYAAGSIAQAQTQTSTLSIPAGIRQVKVTLCWYDPPATPNALKALVNDLDLELINTSTGEHWQPWVLSHFPHADSLQKLPVRKRDSLNNNEQITLDNPLPGTYTIQVKGYAIPSGAQAYYLSWRLDTADRFQWYYPAKGDDVQGGQNNILRWASSFTDNNPGHIEYSTDDGNHWQSITHTANLAQGFYTWQAPDTFTTARLRITAGAHSFLSDTFTVSARLDMNTGFNCADSFLLTWHKPVGIDACIVYVLGEKYLQPLLTTGDTMLVLSKATNPALHYTVAPVLADGYTGMKAFTFNYTTQGIGCYVKSFLADFVNATTARLLIELGTRYAIQKITVEKLDISGYKDIQTIEPVNALQYVVTDNALHRGVNTYRLKIYRTDGVIIYSQPETVYNFKDAGYIVYPNPVSAATTLHILTADPGNSTITFFNAAGQQVLHRQLTDVHEQLPLHGLQKGLYFYIIRKAGNKEQTGSVLIY; encoded by the coding sequence ATGAGATACAGTATCCTGCTGTTCCTTTACTGCTGCTATTGCCTGGCTGTCAATGCACAAGAGCCGGACAGCACCACCCTGCGCAAAAAACTTTCACCTCTTTTACTATCGCCCAAAGCCAGGGTTGACAACAATACCATCACCACCTGGTGGATTACCGTTACTGATATTGAACGTTTTAAATCTTTTGTGGCAGCCAATAAACTACCGGTGGAAGTGATGGGGACCTATGCCCTTACCCGGTTACTGGTTATCAAAACCACCCGTAAGGTATTGTTAAACAATCTATTGAAAAGCCCCTGGGTAGTATTTGCCGATGCGCCCCGGGTACCCCGGGAAGAACAGGTGATCAGCAGTTTTGACAATACCGCCAACCAGGTCAATACCGTTCACAGTCTGCTACCTGCCCTGAATGGCAATGGCCTGGTCGTATCTGTAAAGGAAAATAAGCCCGATACGACGGATATTGATTTTACGGGCAGGTATCTTCCTACTCCATTGAGTTCGTCCACTGTTACGCAACATGCAGGCATTATGGGCACTATTATCGGAGGAGGTGGTAACAGTGATTATACCGGTAAGGGAGCCGCCTGGAGCGTAACGCTCAGCTCTTCGAGTTTTGCTACCCTACTGCCGGATGCCAACAGCGCCTACCAGCAATACAATATTTCGGTCCAGAACCACTCCTATGGCACCGGTATAGAAAATTATTACGGGGCTGATGCGGCGGCTTATGACGCCAGCAGCATCGCCAACGCCCACCTGCTGCATAGTTTTTCCGCCGGTAATTCCGGTAATCAAACCAGCACGCAGGGCCCTTATACCGGCCTTCCCAACTATGCCAATATCACCGGGAGTTTTAAGATGGGCAAGAACATCACCACCACAGGCGCTATTAACAGCTTGTATCAGCCCGAAGCACTGAGCTCAAGAGGCCCGGCCTATGATGGGCGCATCAAACCCGAACTGGCAGCTTTTGGGGAAGATGGCAGTTCCGGCGCCGCGGCCATTACTTCGGGTATTGGCCTGTTGGTGCAACAGGCTTATAAGGAGCATACCGGCCAACTGCCGCCTGCCGCCCTTGTAAAGGCTATCCTCCTGAATACAGCCGATGATGTGGCAGCGCCGGGCATTGATTTCCAAACCGGCTATGGTAGTGTGAATGCCTTTAAAGCCGTTAGTACGGTACAACAGGGCCTGTATGCTGCCGGCAGTATTGCCCAGGCACAAACACAAACCTCCACCCTCTCCATTCCTGCCGGCATACGGCAGGTAAAGGTGACGCTTTGCTGGTATGACCCACCAGCCACTCCCAATGCCCTCAAGGCGTTAGTGAATGACCTTGACCTGGAACTTATCAATACCAGTACCGGCGAACACTGGCAGCCCTGGGTATTGAGTCATTTTCCGCATGCAGATTCCCTGCAAAAGCTGCCGGTACGCAAAAGGGATAGTCTGAACAACAATGAGCAGATCACGCTGGACAATCCCTTGCCCGGCACGTACACGATACAGGTAAAGGGCTATGCCATTCCATCCGGCGCCCAGGCTTATTATCTTTCCTGGCGGCTGGATACTGCCGACCGGTTTCAATGGTATTATCCTGCCAAAGGAGATGATGTGCAGGGTGGCCAGAATAATATCCTCCGCTGGGCTTCTTCTTTTACGGATAACAATCCCGGCCATATCGAATATTCCACCGATGATGGCAATCACTGGCAATCCATCACCCATACTGCCAACCTTGCCCAGGGCTTTTATACGTGGCAGGCGCCTGATACTTTTACCACAGCCCGGCTGCGAATAACAGCCGGCGCTCATTCTTTTCTGTCCGACACTTTTACTGTTTCGGCAAGGCTGGATATGAATACCGGTTTCAACTGTGCCGACTCCTTTTTGCTTACCTGGCATAAACCCGTTGGCATTGATGCCTGTATCGTGTATGTACTGGGTGAAAAATACCTTCAGCCTTTACTCACTACCGGCGACACCATGCTAGTGCTGAGCAAGGCCACCAATCCCGCTTTACATTATACCGTAGCTCCTGTACTGGCAGACGGTTATACCGGGATGAAAGCCTTTACTTTCAACTATACCACACAGGGAATAGGTTGCTATGTTAAAAGCTTCCTGGCCGACTTTGTGAATGCTACTACTGCCCGCTTATTGATCGAATTAGGAACGCGGTATGCCATACAAAAGATAACGGTTGAAAAACTGGACATTTCCGGTTACAAGGACATACAAACAATAGAGCCGGTTAATGCACTGCAATATGTTGTTACAGATAATGCATTGCACCGGGGCGTTAATACGTATCGCCTGAAGATCTACCGCACTGATGGCGTCATTATTTACAGTCAGCCGGAAACGGTGTATAATTTTAAGGACGCCGGTTATATTGTTTACCCGAATCCTGTCAGTGCAGCAACAACACTTCATATTCTTACAGCAGATCCCGGCAACAGTACCATTACCTTCTTTAATGCAGCCGGCCAGCAGGTATTGCACCGCCAGTTGACAGATGTACATGAGCAACTACCGCTGCATGGATTACAAAAAGGCCTGTATTTCTATATTATCCGGAAAGCGGGGAATAAGGAGCAAACGGGAAGTGTGTTGATCTATTGA
- a CDS encoding T9SS type A sorting domain-containing protein, whose amino-acid sequence MKSLMKLTRAGFILSLLYLHPLIGLAQDCTTLNFTVTTKESRCMATGGIKVNITGGSGSYNIKVTGPITTAYTSSTNITGLAAGSYVVSVKDINTGCVTDKYDVIVPGSYAEPRFVLTKTDVTCMNGTDGTVTVSNQLGGRSPFVYSIVAPSPSGVGTTNATGYFTNLVAGEYAIQLKDSCGGQQTRRITILNYQWWIDGVTVAKIGCDSAQVTIKIKDSKGNTSSFPGFQYGVVRSAGDTVWSSTSPFRFYIGTKRFVKLVVKDPCGTMQVSTWVDPNRPTVNANVTTSDFTCNTFTATVSGQGNLTNPTYELLNNNIVIATNNTGSFTNLAYGGYCIRVKDNCYDTTITRCFSASQPKPAISNTVSISNKACSTFTASITGQTNLTNPVYELYNGSNTLIGTSTDGVFNNIKYGYYCIKVKDGCYDTTITKCFTVNTPLPSVDANINPSGIGCNSFTASISGQTNLTNPQFCLYNGSNVLIGCNTTGSFDNLLYNTPYCIRIENDDCYDTTIVRCFNIQKLVPGLGTTVDINKSCSTFTASITGQQNLNNPTYCLYDVNDVLITCTPDGIFPNLPYGSYCIRVTNSASCYDTVFKRCFEVLRSKPSLSSSVNISNKGCSTVVAKISGSNIANAKYVLYNAANVAIDSNTNGTFNNVPYGYHCIRVRPPCYDTLMERCFDAKRNVPSIGSVAISNKACSTFTAKVNGQNNLQNPQYNIYDTLGNFVATGSSNGTFNNLLYGWYDVKVKDPCYDTVITRRINAAPVPIDIAVTAKESCTFGTTDVKVTFNTGNAPYRIEVLNPVGVLVTSVTSATSPIMVNALQPLTGGQQYTVIGIDNCNVRDTALVTPSPSIINKTKFVKSKCPSGVWENGATDIDIDVSSNMGVVTPVIIRKNGNTVTINFTSNVGSTYKFVDLEPSTYIVQYSVPSCTGKIYDTVVVAPYAFPGLQQSAAYQCDNNNFSVGAVVTGGCSPFSYEVIGSIPDSPSIISSGQTSPVFSITNGVQYSLIRLRAVDACGNATLNDVNILPLANTLIYASSDCYYQDVNLHVDSTANATYNWYKKTSETDSVLVSTTTSYRIPYLLPSDIGMYVCHMSVNGGCLTKISYFEVTGMCGGILPGQVKLSGKAINGAVQLNWVAQQDMDTKEYIVERSAGNGQYMAIGAVNSRQLSGRSMYAFTDEAPVTGTNNYRLRMVSKDNKITYSNIIPVKIATVSSITLYPNPVKRTLNIALTAKQQDSYKLSLFTITGQVVHEQVVQKVQQAKITWHRDASVKSGVYMLRITALGSRETFTYKVIFE is encoded by the coding sequence ATGAAGAGCCTGATGAAACTGACGCGCGCAGGGTTTATCCTGTCCCTGCTTTACCTGCACCCCCTGATAGGGTTGGCCCAGGACTGTACCACGCTTAACTTCACGGTTACTACCAAAGAATCGCGATGTATGGCCACGGGAGGTATCAAAGTGAATATTACCGGTGGCTCAGGTAGCTACAATATTAAAGTCACGGGGCCCATTACTACTGCTTACACTTCTTCCACCAACATCACCGGCCTTGCTGCCGGCTCCTATGTAGTCAGTGTAAAAGACATCAATACGGGTTGTGTTACCGATAAATACGATGTAATTGTTCCCGGCTCTTATGCCGAGCCCCGCTTTGTACTTACCAAGACCGACGTAACCTGTATGAATGGCACTGATGGAACGGTTACGGTATCAAACCAGTTGGGCGGAAGATCTCCCTTTGTTTATTCCATCGTAGCACCTTCTCCTTCCGGGGTAGGTACTACCAATGCTACCGGCTATTTTACCAACCTGGTGGCTGGTGAGTATGCCATCCAGTTGAAAGACTCCTGCGGCGGACAGCAAACCAGGCGCATCACCATCCTCAATTACCAGTGGTGGATAGATGGGGTCACCGTTGCCAAAATAGGTTGCGACAGTGCCCAGGTAACCATCAAGATCAAAGACAGCAAGGGCAATACCAGTAGTTTTCCCGGCTTTCAATATGGCGTGGTTAGAAGTGCAGGCGATACGGTATGGTCTTCCACCAGCCCTTTCCGTTTTTACATCGGCACCAAACGCTTTGTAAAATTAGTGGTGAAAGACCCTTGCGGCACCATGCAGGTTAGCACCTGGGTTGATCCCAACCGTCCTACGGTCAATGCCAATGTCACTACTTCCGATTTTACCTGTAATACGTTCACTGCAACGGTTTCCGGGCAAGGCAACCTCACCAATCCAACCTACGAACTGCTCAACAACAATATTGTCATTGCCACCAATAACACCGGCTCTTTCACCAACCTGGCGTATGGTGGCTATTGCATACGCGTAAAAGATAACTGTTATGATACAACCATTACACGTTGTTTCTCGGCCAGCCAGCCTAAACCGGCTATCAGCAATACAGTAAGCATCAGCAATAAAGCCTGTTCCACTTTTACAGCTTCCATTACCGGGCAAACCAACCTGACCAATCCTGTATATGAACTGTATAATGGCAGCAATACCCTCATCGGTACCAGCACCGATGGCGTGTTCAATAACATTAAGTATGGCTACTATTGCATCAAAGTAAAAGATGGCTGTTATGATACCACCATTACCAAATGCTTTACAGTCAATACCCCGCTGCCTTCGGTAGATGCCAATATCAACCCTTCCGGCATTGGGTGTAACAGTTTTACAGCCAGCATAAGCGGGCAAACGAATCTTACCAATCCGCAGTTCTGTCTGTACAACGGCAGCAATGTGCTCATTGGTTGTAATACTACCGGCAGCTTTGACAACCTGCTATATAATACACCTTATTGCATCCGCATTGAGAATGATGATTGCTATGATACCACCATCGTGCGGTGCTTTAACATCCAAAAACTGGTGCCGGGCCTGGGAACTACTGTGGATATTAATAAAAGCTGTAGTACGTTCACAGCCTCAATAACAGGGCAGCAAAACCTGAATAATCCGACCTATTGTTTATACGATGTGAATGATGTACTGATCACCTGTACCCCTGATGGGATATTTCCCAACCTGCCTTATGGCAGTTACTGTATCCGGGTGACCAACAGTGCGAGCTGTTACGATACGGTGTTCAAAAGGTGCTTTGAAGTGTTAAGGTCCAAACCTTCGCTTTCTTCCTCCGTGAATATCAGCAACAAAGGTTGTTCTACCGTTGTCGCCAAGATATCAGGTTCCAATATTGCCAATGCTAAATATGTATTGTACAACGCCGCTAATGTAGCGATAGACAGTAATACCAATGGTACGTTCAACAACGTGCCGTATGGTTATCATTGTATCAGGGTGCGGCCTCCCTGTTACGATACCCTGATGGAAAGATGTTTTGATGCAAAGCGGAACGTGCCTTCGATAGGCAGTGTGGCGATCAGCAACAAGGCCTGCTCTACCTTTACCGCTAAGGTGAACGGGCAAAACAACCTGCAGAACCCTCAGTACAACATCTATGATACCTTGGGCAACTTCGTAGCTACCGGCAGCAGCAACGGTACCTTCAATAACCTGCTGTACGGCTGGTATGATGTGAAGGTGAAAGATCCCTGCTATGATACTGTCATTACCCGCCGTATCAATGCGGCGCCTGTACCTATTGATATTGCTGTAACAGCGAAGGAGTCCTGCACCTTTGGCACCACCGATGTGAAGGTGACCTTTAACACCGGCAATGCGCCTTACCGCATTGAAGTACTGAACCCGGTAGGCGTATTGGTGACCTCGGTTACATCGGCAACCAGCCCCATTATGGTCAATGCCCTGCAGCCACTGACCGGCGGACAGCAGTATACCGTTATAGGTATAGACAACTGTAACGTGCGGGATACTGCACTGGTAACACCCAGCCCGAGCATCATCAACAAAACGAAATTTGTAAAATCGAAATGCCCTTCCGGTGTATGGGAAAACGGCGCCACCGATATTGATATTGATGTTAGTTCCAACATGGGCGTAGTGACCCCGGTGATCATCAGGAAGAACGGCAATACGGTTACCATCAACTTTACCTCCAATGTGGGTTCTACCTACAAGTTTGTAGACCTTGAACCTTCTACCTACATTGTGCAGTACAGCGTACCGAGCTGTACCGGCAAAATATATGATACCGTCGTTGTGGCGCCCTATGCTTTCCCGGGCCTGCAGCAATCGGCCGCTTACCAGTGTGATAACAACAACTTCAGTGTGGGTGCGGTGGTTACAGGCGGATGCTCGCCCTTCAGTTATGAAGTTATTGGCAGTATCCCTGATTCACCCAGTATCATCTCATCCGGTCAAACCAGCCCGGTATTCAGCATCACCAATGGCGTACAGTATTCACTGATACGTCTGCGTGCGGTGGATGCCTGTGGCAACGCTACCCTGAACGACGTAAACATCCTGCCGCTGGCCAATACGCTCATCTATGCCAGCTCAGATTGCTATTACCAGGATGTAAACCTCCATGTGGATTCTACAGCCAATGCCACTTATAACTGGTACAAGAAAACAAGTGAAACAGATAGTGTCCTGGTGAGTACAACCACCTCTTACAGGATACCTTACCTGTTGCCTTCCGATATTGGTATGTATGTATGCCATATGTCTGTAAACGGCGGATGTCTTACCAAGATCTCCTACTTCGAGGTAACAGGGATGTGTGGTGGCATATTGCCGGGACAGGTTAAACTATCCGGCAAAGCGATCAATGGTGCTGTACAACTCAATTGGGTGGCACAGCAGGACATGGATACCAAAGAATACATTGTTGAGCGCAGTGCAGGCAACGGACAGTACATGGCTATTGGCGCCGTCAATTCCCGTCAGTTGTCAGGACGTAGTATGTATGCCTTTACCGATGAAGCGCCGGTGACAGGTACCAATAATTACCGCCTGCGTATGGTAAGCAAGGATAATAAGATCACTTACAGCAATATCATTCCGGTAAAGATCGCCACGGTAAGTTCCATTACGCTGTATCCCAACCCGGTTAAGCGTACATTGAACATAGCGCTTACAGCGAAGCAGCAGGATAGCTATAAACTGTCACTGTTCACCATTACCGGACAGGTGGTGCATGAGCAGGTAGTACAAAAGGTGCAGCAGGCGAAAATCACCTGGCACCGGGATGCGTCTGTGAAGAGCGGGGTGTACATGCTGCGCATCACGGCGCTCGGCAGCCGGGAAACATTCACCTACAAGGTCATCTTTGAATAA
- the rpsG gene encoding 30S ribosomal protein S7: MRKTKAKKIAPAPDAKYSDALVTRFVNNLMWQGKKNTAFTIFYDAMDRVSKVTGENGYEIWKKALSNVTPAVEVRSRRIGGATFQIPAEVRADRKISLSIKWLIRYSRERNGRSMAEKLANEVVAAAKGEGGAFKKKEDTHRMAEANKAFAHFKV, translated from the coding sequence ATGAGGAAGACTAAAGCCAAAAAAATTGCCCCGGCGCCAGATGCAAAATACAGTGATGCGCTGGTAACACGTTTTGTGAATAACCTGATGTGGCAGGGTAAAAAGAATACGGCATTCACTATTTTCTATGATGCAATGGATCGTGTATCCAAAGTAACTGGTGAAAATGGCTATGAAATATGGAAAAAAGCTTTATCCAACGTTACTCCGGCCGTTGAAGTACGCAGCCGTCGTATCGGTGGTGCTACTTTCCAGATTCCTGCTGAAGTACGTGCAGACAGGAAGATATCACTGAGCATTAAATGGCTCATCCGCTACAGCCGCGAAAGAAATGGCCGTAGCATGGCAGAGAAACTGGCCAACGAAGTAGTAGCCGCTGCCAAAGGTGAAGGTGGTGCTTTCAAAAAGAAAGAAGATACACACCGTATGGCTGAAGCCAACAAGGCTTTCGCTCACTTCAAAGTATAA
- the rpsL gene encoding 30S ribosomal protein S12, with product MPTIQQLVRKGREIIKAKSKSRALDSCPFRRGVCTRVYTTTPKKPNSALRKVAKVRLTNKVEVIAYIPGEGHNLQEHSIVLVRGGRVKDLPGVRYHIVRGSLDTAGVKDRKKSRSKYGTKREKAKK from the coding sequence ATGCCTACAATTCAACAATTGGTTAGAAAAGGAAGAGAGATCATCAAGGCCAAGAGCAAATCAAGGGCTTTGGATAGCTGTCCGTTCCGTCGCGGTGTATGCACCCGTGTATATACAACTACTCCCAAAAAGCCTAACTCGGCTTTGCGTAAAGTAGCCAAGGTACGTTTAACGAATAAAGTAGAGGTGATTGCCTATATACCCGGTGAAGGTCATAACCTGCAGGAGCACTCCATTGTGTTGGTTCGTGGCGGTCGTGTGAAGGACTTACCAGGTGTACGTTACCATATCGTACGCGGTAGCCTGGATACTGCCGGTGTGAAGGATCGTAAGAAGAGCCGTTCCAAATACGGTACTAAACGTGAAAAGGCTAAGAAATAA
- a CDS encoding branched-chain amino acid aminotransferase, with translation MIDAYSIPVTKIERSKLNDIPLENIPFGKYFTDHMLEADYENGEWKNVEIKPYQPLVLSPALASLHYGQAIFEGIKAYRNKDGEAFIFRPYDNYKRFNISATRMQMPEVPEELFIEGMRQLIAVDKNWIPAKENHSLYIRPFMFSSDEVIGVKASDSYKFMIILSPTGPYYAAPARIYVEEKYTRAAPGGVGFAKVAGNYGASMMVTAEAKSKGYDQVLWTDAAEHKYVQEIGTMNVFFILGNKAVTPDLSAGTILAGITRDSAITILREMGLTVEERPVNIEEMIEAYKAGQLQEVFGTGTAATISPIKELKYKDFVMTFNVDEWKAAPEMKRRLDDIREGKTADTHGWMFKI, from the coding sequence ATGATCGATGCATATAGCATACCTGTGACAAAAATTGAGCGGAGCAAATTGAATGATATTCCATTGGAAAACATTCCTTTTGGTAAGTATTTTACCGACCACATGCTGGAAGCCGACTATGAGAACGGCGAATGGAAGAACGTGGAGATCAAGCCCTACCAACCCCTGGTATTAAGCCCGGCCCTGGCCTCCCTGCACTACGGACAGGCTATTTTTGAAGGTATTAAGGCTTATCGTAATAAAGATGGAGAGGCTTTTATCTTCCGTCCTTACGACAATTACAAGCGTTTTAACATATCAGCCACCCGCATGCAAATGCCCGAAGTGCCGGAAGAACTGTTCATCGAAGGCATGCGCCAGTTGATCGCTGTGGATAAGAACTGGATCCCGGCCAAAGAAAACCACTCCCTCTACATCCGTCCTTTTATGTTTTCTTCGGATGAGGTGATTGGTGTAAAAGCGTCTGACAGCTATAAGTTTATGATCATCCTCAGTCCCACAGGCCCCTATTATGCGGCTCCTGCGCGGATCTATGTGGAAGAAAAATATACCCGTGCCGCTCCCGGTGGCGTAGGCTTTGCCAAGGTAGCCGGTAACTATGGCGCCAGCATGATGGTGACTGCCGAAGCTAAAAGCAAAGGGTATGACCAGGTGTTGTGGACAGACGCAGCCGAGCACAAATATGTGCAGGAGATAGGCACCATGAACGTATTCTTCATCCTGGGCAATAAGGCGGTTACCCCCGACCTCAGCGCCGGTACCATCCTGGCCGGTATTACCCGCGACAGCGCCATCACCATTTTACGGGAAATGGGACTGACGGTGGAAGAACGGCCTGTTAACATTGAAGAAATGATCGAGGCTTATAAGGCCGGCCAGTTGCAGGAAGTATTCGGCACCGGTACAGCCGCCACCATTTCTCCCATTAAGGAGCTGAAATACAAAGACTTTGTGATGACTTTTAATGTCGATGAGTGGAAAGCAGCCCCTGAAATGAAACGCCGCCTGGACGATATCCGGGAGGGCAAAACGGCCGATACGCATGGCTGGATGTTTAAGATATAA
- the rdgB gene encoding RdgB/HAM1 family non-canonical purine NTP pyrophosphatase codes for MITLIFATNNAHKVQEIQAAIGDQIRVISLQEAGIDVDIPEPHDTLEENATEKSRTIRQMTGENCFSEDTGLEVDALAGEPGVKSARYAGEDKSFDKNIEKLLTKLGNNPNRRARFRTVVSLFWEGREYLFEGICEGTIIGEKKGTAGFGYDPVFVPEGSTRTFAEMSLEEKGVFSHRKKAATKLVSFLQGMVQQAKT; via the coding sequence ATGATTACATTAATATTTGCGACTAACAATGCCCATAAAGTGCAGGAGATCCAGGCAGCCATTGGCGACCAGATCAGGGTGATCAGCCTGCAGGAAGCCGGTATTGATGTGGACATTCCCGAACCACATGATACACTGGAAGAGAATGCCACGGAGAAATCACGTACCATCCGGCAAATGACAGGCGAAAACTGTTTCAGCGAAGATACAGGGCTGGAAGTAGACGCCTTAGCGGGTGAGCCCGGCGTTAAAAGCGCCCGCTATGCAGGAGAAGATAAGTCTTTCGACAAGAATATAGAGAAACTGCTCACCAAACTGGGCAATAATCCCAACCGCAGGGCAAGATTCCGTACGGTGGTATCGTTATTCTGGGAAGGACGGGAATACCTTTTTGAGGGTATTTGCGAGGGCACTATTATTGGGGAGAAAAAGGGTACAGCAGGGTTTGGCTATGACCCGGTTTTTGTTCCGGAAGGAAGTACCCGTACTTTTGCCGAGATGAGCCTGGAAGAGAAGGGAGTATTCAGTCACCGGAAAAAAGCCGCCACAAAGCTGGTTTCCTTTTTGCAGGGTATGGTGCAACAAGCTAAAACCTGA
- a CDS encoding RNA polymerase sigma factor: MQEELYRRFAPKMYAVCLRYANNTNDAQDLLQEGFIKVYKNLHRFRAEGSFEGWVRRVFVNTSIEHFRKKSAQLSSVSEREENTIEDADITALDSLAEKDIINIVQELSPGYRTVFNLYVVEGYSHKEIGQLLGISEGTSKSQLARAKSILQKKITQYLNDTKKSFTR, translated from the coding sequence ATGCAGGAAGAGCTGTATCGCAGGTTTGCACCAAAAATGTATGCTGTGTGTCTGCGCTATGCCAATAATACCAATGATGCCCAGGACCTGTTACAGGAAGGATTTATCAAGGTGTATAAGAATCTGCATCGTTTCCGCGCAGAGGGGTCATTTGAAGGATGGGTAAGAAGGGTATTTGTCAACACTTCTATAGAACACTTCCGCAAAAAGTCGGCCCAGTTATCCAGCGTCAGCGAACGGGAAGAGAACACGATCGAAGACGCGGATATAACAGCACTGGACAGCCTGGCAGAAAAGGATATCATTAATATTGTACAGGAACTTTCACCCGGCTACCGCACTGTATTTAACCTGTATGTGGTAGAAGGGTATTCACATAAAGAGATCGGACAGCTGTTGGGCATCAGTGAGGGAACGAGCAAGTCACAATTGGCCAGGGCCAAGTCTATTTTGCAAAAGAAAATAACCCAGTATTTAAACGATACTAAAAAGTCCTTTACCCGTTAA
- a CDS encoding acyl-CoA thioesterase — protein MARIKVELPDTFSFSTIIPVRITDVNYGGHVGNDTLLSIIHEARVQFLQHYGYEELNIAGIGLIMSDVAIEFKQELFYPDQIKASVTANDFTKVSFDLCYKLEKEMEGKTVLVAAAKTGMVCYDYDKKKVTAVPEGLKFRS, from the coding sequence ATGGCACGCATTAAAGTAGAGCTACCTGATACCTTTTCTTTCTCCACTATTATCCCTGTACGTATTACCGACGTCAATTATGGCGGGCATGTAGGCAATGACACCCTGCTCTCTATTATACATGAAGCGCGGGTACAGTTCCTCCAGCATTATGGCTATGAAGAGTTGAATATAGCCGGCATTGGCCTTATTATGAGTGATGTGGCCATTGAATTCAAACAGGAGCTCTTTTATCCCGATCAGATAAAGGCGTCTGTTACCGCCAACGATTTTACCAAAGTTTCCTTCGACCTCTGTTATAAGCTGGAAAAAGAAATGGAAGGCAAAACGGTATTGGTAGCTGCTGCGAAGACGGGCATGGTGTGTTATGACTATGATAAAAAGAAGGTGACTGCCGTGCCGGAAGGATTGAAATTCCGGTCTTAA
- a CDS encoding shikimate dehydrogenase family protein has translation MRQFGLIGYPLSHSFSQKFFMDKFREEHIADCVYQNFPLENIDGLRSVLEQNPNLAGLNVTIPYKEKVIPFLHDQDDVVKKIGACNCIKITGGLLHGYNTDVTGFEQSLRPLLESHHRKALVLGTGGAAKAIHYVLEKLGIIFREVSRNPFSGRQISYEQVTPELLQQYTLIVNTTPLGMYPKTEECPPLPYTALTPQHYLFDLVYNPAKTLFLQKGEEQGAVIKNGADMLVIQAEESWRIWNS, from the coding sequence ATGAGACAGTTCGGGCTAATCGGTTACCCGTTGAGCCACTCTTTTTCCCAGAAATTCTTTATGGATAAATTCAGGGAAGAACATATTGCTGATTGCGTATACCAGAACTTTCCCCTGGAAAATATTGACGGGCTCAGGTCAGTGCTGGAACAAAATCCCAACCTGGCCGGCCTGAACGTTACCATTCCGTATAAAGAAAAGGTCATCCCTTTCCTGCACGACCAGGACGATGTGGTAAAAAAGATCGGCGCCTGCAATTGTATTAAGATCACAGGCGGGCTCCTGCATGGTTACAATACCGATGTAACAGGATTTGAACAATCACTCCGGCCTTTGCTGGAATCGCATCACCGGAAAGCCCTTGTATTGGGAACCGGCGGCGCCGCCAAAGCCATCCATTATGTGTTGGAAAAACTTGGTATCATCTTCCGGGAAGTGTCGCGCAATCCTTTCTCCGGGCGGCAGATCAGCTATGAGCAGGTAACGCCTGAGCTCCTGCAGCAATACACGCTCATTGTGAATACCACCCCGCTGGGCATGTACCCCAAAACAGAAGAATGCCCTCCTTTGCCTTATACAGCGCTTACTCCCCAACACTACCTGTTTGACCTGGTATACAATCCTGCCAAAACATTATTCCTGCAAAAAGGGGAGGAGCAGGGCGCAGTGATCAAGAATGGTGCTGATATGCTGGTGATCCAGGCGGAAGAGAGTTGGAGAATATGGAATAGTTAA